In Spirobacillus cienkowskii, a genomic segment contains:
- a CDS encoding SDR family NAD(P)-dependent oxidoreductase, whose amino-acid sequence MNLLKSINENKTHNTSKKQVALITGASSGIGYAIAKVFIQEGFDIVAVARDQQRLQDLAHYAKENFNSTVYVLPADLTKLSSINEIENFLLTEQITIDALINNAGFGVHGSFKQTDIQKELDMVRIQIDVTLALTKIVLPSMIQKNFGYILNVASVYSFTPVPYQSVYGACKAFLLSFSSSLRHENKKYGIKVTTLCPGTTNTEFRTRSNIHAKINFKNGMSAEEVAKFGFKALMKGQKIAVPGLLNRLFVSAASHVPTSLFSSSLVLLNHFRGVNSKNT is encoded by the coding sequence ATGAATCTATTAAAATCAATCAACGAGAACAAAACACATAATACATCAAAAAAGCAAGTTGCTTTAATAACCGGAGCTTCTAGCGGAATAGGTTATGCAATTGCAAAAGTTTTTATTCAAGAAGGATTTGATATTGTTGCCGTTGCTCGAGATCAGCAAAGACTCCAGGATCTCGCCCACTATGCTAAAGAAAATTTTAATTCAACTGTTTATGTTCTACCAGCAGATTTGACAAAATTAAGCTCTATAAATGAAATTGAAAATTTTCTATTAACTGAACAAATCACAATCGATGCTTTAATTAACAATGCAGGTTTTGGAGTTCATGGCAGTTTTAAACAAACAGATATTCAAAAAGAACTTGATATGGTACGAATTCAAATTGATGTTACATTAGCTTTAACTAAAATTGTTTTACCTTCTATGATTCAAAAGAATTTTGGTTATATTCTTAACGTCGCCTCAGTTTATTCTTTTACCCCTGTACCATATCAATCTGTTTATGGAGCATGTAAAGCATTTTTACTTTCATTTTCTAGTTCATTACGCCATGAAAATAAAAAATACGGTATAAAAGTCACAACGCTTTGCCCAGGAACCACAAATACTGAGTTTCGGACTCGTTCTAACATTCATGCAAAAATTAATTTTAAAAATGGAATGAGCGCTGAAGAAGTCGCAAAATTTGGTTTTAAAGCGCTCATGAAAGGACAAAAAATAGCCGTTCCTGGTTTACTCAACAGGCTGTTCGTGAGTGCTGCGTCCCATGTGCCCACTTCTCTTTTTAGCTCTAGCCTTGTTTTGCTGAACCATTTCAGGGGCGTCAATTCCAAAAACAC
- a CDS encoding ParB/Srx family N-terminal domain-containing protein, which translates to MSIFLGKYFCLTNTIICLFLVYSCTSDDSVNSNSKTALRSTVTCATGDSESVEYPVCSYNLKEGKVCSVTLEQIRPGQFNYGEEYVYKIVKKYLKNIKKNQEMYCKKPLNIVIGPSFNQGYFLTDGHHRAKSIEIFKTEHNIEYLLLFKIERNYFINNYVKNNEEFWKDMEKNNYVYLKDKGQLRSAEELPKKMSELTNDPLRSLLAYVAEDGLKFCFNTKSPTYGNFAEFKWAEYFRRFNELSEYHDGSNYCDYRQKIINLKSLGNICKLPQAIDLPGFSLEKISDNKEKIVNCN; encoded by the coding sequence ATGTCTATTTTTTTGGGCAAATATTTTTGTTTAACAAACACTATTATATGTCTATTTCTTGTTTATTCATGTACGTCTGATGATTCTGTAAATTCAAATTCAAAAACCGCTTTGCGTTCTACTGTTACATGTGCAACAGGTGATTCTGAATCTGTTGAATACCCTGTTTGTTCTTATAATTTAAAAGAGGGAAAAGTTTGTTCAGTCACTTTAGAACAAATTCGCCCAGGGCAGTTTAATTATGGTGAAGAATATGTATACAAAATTGTAAAAAAATATCTTAAAAATATAAAAAAAAATCAAGAAATGTATTGTAAAAAACCACTTAATATTGTAATAGGACCTTCATTTAATCAAGGTTATTTTCTTACTGATGGACATCATAGAGCAAAGAGTATAGAAATTTTTAAAACTGAGCATAACATTGAATACTTATTATTATTTAAAATTGAAAGAAATTATTTTATTAACAATTATGTTAAAAATAATGAAGAATTTTGGAAAGATATGGAAAAAAACAATTATGTTTATCTTAAAGATAAGGGACAGTTAAGATCTGCAGAAGAGCTACCAAAAAAAATGAGTGAACTTACAAATGATCCTTTACGATCATTGTTAGCTTATGTTGCTGAAGATGGGCTAAAATTTTGTTTTAATACAAAGAGTCCAACTTATGGAAATTTTGCTGAGTTTAAATGGGCCGAATATTTTAGAAGATTTAACGAACTTAGTGAATATCATGATGGTAGCAATTACTGCGACTATAGACAAAAAATTATTAACCTTAAAAGTTTAGGTAATATCTGCAAACTACCTCAAGCAATAGATTTGCCTGGATTTTCATTAGAAAAAATTAGCGATAATAAAGAAAAAATAGTTAATTGTAATTAA
- a CDS encoding ParB-like protein — protein sequence MRNIKINFNKLSILIIPQFFFIGCKSTFANMIKNNDYVYCKKNNEKLEKSYPKCSQITDVNQICILSTSDLRPTQFNIGQEYVNTLFKKVTNNPQRIKNLYCDKPFDIVVGPDSENGFFVIDGHHRLILANELYKNKNYEIKLLFKVKKNYMLEKPKISKKEFWIDMKNNNFVYLKDKGESKDFNELPTTINNLTNDPYRSLVGFIADDRSKFCFDKNLESFSNYAEFYWADYFRKFNGLIKYEDFTSYKDFKNKIIYFNINKNNIIKNICKIKLASDLPGYTKQDNIEGTLVVDEYTNIHRSPKNFRSSEQILMHQDLNKIGVDNLHISGSAQFSKEELRWIINNTKKNILVVDLRQEPHGFINNYPVTWTNNNNWINIDQLKNNILIDEAHRLRELYDLKYIQIPRAKDYKNDTINKNGLIRFDIVSAEREDQIVNELKAKYFRITVSDHNRPSDSDVDEFLKLVKNLDSNTWIHFHCRGGKGRTTTFLLMFDILKNAKSVSYDDILKRQTKIFPIYIYHKKNAGKYKELYREREQFIKEFYLFSKNYISHSDITWSQWKNIKKN from the coding sequence ATGCGTAATATTAAAATTAATTTTAATAAATTATCTATTTTAATTATACCACAATTTTTTTTTATTGGTTGCAAATCTACTTTTGCGAATATGATAAAAAATAATGATTATGTATATTGTAAAAAAAATAATGAAAAATTAGAAAAAAGCTATCCTAAATGTTCACAAATCACAGATGTAAATCAAATTTGTATTCTAAGTACTTCTGATTTAAGACCAACTCAATTTAACATTGGTCAAGAATATGTTAATACTTTATTTAAAAAAGTTACAAATAATCCTCAAAGAATAAAAAACTTATATTGCGATAAACCATTTGATATCGTGGTTGGTCCTGATTCAGAAAATGGTTTTTTTGTAATCGATGGACATCATCGTCTAATTTTAGCAAATGAATTGTATAAAAATAAAAACTATGAAATAAAACTTTTGTTTAAAGTAAAAAAGAATTATATGCTTGAAAAACCTAAAATAAGTAAAAAAGAATTTTGGATTGATATGAAAAATAATAATTTTGTTTACTTAAAAGATAAGGGTGAATCAAAAGATTTTAATGAATTGCCCACAACAATAAACAATCTTACAAATGATCCATATCGATCTTTGGTTGGTTTTATAGCTGATGATAGATCTAAATTTTGTTTTGATAAAAATTTAGAAAGTTTTTCAAATTACGCAGAATTTTATTGGGCAGATTATTTTAGAAAATTTAATGGCTTAATTAAGTATGAGGACTTTACATCTTATAAAGACTTTAAAAATAAAATAATTTATTTTAATATCAACAAAAATAATATAATAAAAAATATTTGCAAAATTAAATTAGCTTCAGATCTTCCTGGTTATACAAAACAGGATAACATAGAAGGAACTTTAGTTGTTGATGAATATACTAATATTCATCGTTCACCTAAGAATTTTCGATCATCTGAACAAATTTTAATGCATCAAGACCTAAATAAAATTGGTGTAGATAATTTGCATATCTCTGGTAGTGCTCAGTTTTCTAAGGAAGAATTGCGTTGGATTATTAATAATACTAAAAAAAATATCCTTGTAGTTGATTTAAGACAAGAGCCACATGGATTTATAAATAATTATCCAGTTACTTGGACAAATAATAATAATTGGATAAATATTGATCAATTAAAAAATAATATTTTAATTGACGAGGCGCATAGGCTTCGTGAACTCTATGATTTAAAATATATTCAAATCCCACGAGCTAAAGATTATAAAAATGATACAATTAATAAAAATGGTCTTATTCGATTTGATATAGTTTCTGCAGAACGTGAAGATCAAATAGTTAATGAATTGAAAGCTAAGTATTTTAGAATCACTGTTTCTGATCATAATAGACCATCTGACTCAGATGTCGACGAATTTTTAAAATTGGTAAAAAACTTAGATTCAAATACATGGATTCATTTTCATTGTAGGGGCGGTAAAGGTCGTACTACAACTTTTTTGTTAATGTTTGATATACTTAAAAATGCTAAAAGTGTTTCATATGATGATATATTAAAAAGGCAAACTAAAATTTTTCCAATATATATTTATCATAAAAAGAATGCAGGAAAATATAAAGAATTATACCGTGAAAGAGAGCAATTTATCAAAGAATTTTATTTATTTTCTAAAAATTATATCTCTCATTCAGATATAACATGGTCTCAATGGAAAAATATTAAAAAAAATTAG
- a CDS encoding SDR family oxidoreductase, which translates to MSLSNFSVNSILQDKTILVVGGSGFISKVWLSMILQFVPSVKKIFVLVRPNKQIDGVARFEKIYLTSPVFDNIRNIYGTNLFNSKKLEVISGDACHNQFCMDNEKYTTLLNEVDIVLNFAADLRFIAPLDQMLKSNVLSVDNICDFILKSASAKLLHISTCYVAGVADGIVSEKPLSQKSPNGTLFSAQEEFNFGMQECLGARNRNATNQELTSLGILRAERLGWPNTYTYTKALGEIILSEKLNDSRFCIFRPSIVESAEKYPFPGWNEDFNGTAPFIQMLSSPYRLLVAKPNHNLDIIPVDYVAKGLTIAASALLTENHSKIYQCSTSSINPLSVKHATDFIFNYFKNKNSNGLVHYILPNPKPMFITPKHFLSSSNIKNFERRVTLIYNKIKTEKKSTKFFAQTGIDGLLDSFRRKTKKIDLIMNAYKPFIYDYNYTFTSENLLKHRIIEEEFLYSPKNIEWDHYWKIVHIPGLKQWCLPRLNTLNKF; encoded by the coding sequence ATGTCTTTGTCTAATTTCTCTGTAAACTCGATATTGCAAGATAAAACAATTTTAGTAGTTGGAGGCAGTGGTTTCATTAGTAAAGTATGGTTATCAATGATTTTGCAATTTGTCCCTTCAGTAAAAAAAATTTTTGTACTTGTAAGACCAAATAAGCAAATAGATGGCGTTGCAAGATTTGAAAAAATTTATTTAACCTCTCCTGTATTTGATAATATTCGTAATATCTATGGTACAAATTTATTTAACTCAAAAAAACTTGAAGTTATTTCTGGTGATGCATGCCATAATCAATTTTGTATGGATAATGAAAAATACACAACACTTCTCAACGAAGTTGATATTGTATTAAATTTTGCAGCAGACTTGAGATTTATAGCTCCACTTGATCAAATGCTAAAAAGCAATGTATTAAGTGTGGATAATATTTGTGACTTTATTTTAAAATCTGCGTCTGCAAAGCTTTTACACATTTCGACCTGTTACGTAGCAGGAGTGGCAGACGGTATTGTTTCAGAAAAACCGCTTTCGCAAAAATCTCCTAATGGTACCTTATTTTCTGCTCAAGAAGAGTTTAACTTTGGAATGCAAGAATGCCTTGGAGCAAGGAACAGAAATGCAACTAATCAAGAATTAACTAGCCTCGGAATTCTTCGCGCAGAACGCCTAGGATGGCCAAATACCTATACTTATACTAAAGCACTAGGAGAAATAATTTTATCTGAAAAATTAAATGATTCTCGTTTTTGCATTTTTAGACCAAGCATCGTTGAATCTGCAGAAAAATACCCATTTCCTGGCTGGAATGAAGACTTTAATGGCACTGCTCCTTTTATCCAAATGTTAAGTTCACCATATCGTTTACTTGTAGCAAAACCAAATCATAATCTTGATATTATTCCAGTAGATTATGTTGCAAAAGGATTAACAATAGCTGCCAGTGCGTTACTAACAGAAAATCATTCTAAAATTTATCAATGTTCTACATCATCAATAAATCCATTATCCGTAAAACACGCTACAGATTTTATTTTTAATTATTTTAAGAATAAAAATTCAAACGGACTTGTTCATTATATATTACCAAATCCTAAACCTATGTTTATTACTCCTAAACATTTTCTATCGAGTTCTAATATTAAAAATTTTGAAAGAAGAGTCACTTTAATTTACAATAAAATAAAAACAGAAAAAAAGTCTACAAAATTTTTTGCACAAACTGGCATTGATGGTTTATTAGATTCATTTAGAAGAAAAACCAAAAAAATTGATCTAATCATGAATGCCTATAAGCCATTTATTTACGATTATAATTATACCTTTACATCTGAAAATTTATTAAAACATAGAATTATTGAAGAAGAATTTCTATACTCACCAAAAAATATTGAATGGGATCATTATTGGAAAATCGTACATATACCAGGTCTTAAACAATGGTGTTTACCAAGACTTAATACATTAAATAAATTTTAA
- a CDS encoding lysophospholipid acyltransferase family protein has protein sequence MQNSGRHNLSSKALINRNSTLEKNNIFVKYTNKRLAIQKFISFIVLIPFFYSLIFIFKYILNYKIENVKFIRKKFKKLVKQNKPLIICPNHLTFIDSCLIIWALAPPTWYIFNFRYFSWNLPAGDFFGKKLRYRIIAFIAKCIFIHRDADSSHHNEILTICQNLLSKGEIITIFPEGKRSRTGKFESKKLTYGVGKILQGVPNCNVLCIYLRGDKQEIYSNYPARNSRFYMSMDLISPKTSLQGREGYADLIQQISSAIKQQENQYFSLKKEVTINIYESIKINQREQNT, from the coding sequence ATGCAAAATAGTGGTCGTCATAATCTGTCTTCTAAAGCTCTCATAAATAGAAATTCTACGCTAGAAAAAAATAATATTTTTGTAAAATATACAAATAAAAGATTAGCAATTCAAAAATTTATTAGTTTTATAGTTTTAATTCCATTTTTCTATTCTCTTATTTTTATATTTAAATATATTCTAAACTATAAAATTGAAAATGTAAAATTTATTCGCAAAAAATTTAAAAAACTTGTAAAACAAAATAAACCATTAATAATCTGTCCAAATCATTTAACTTTTATTGACTCCTGTCTCATAATTTGGGCACTCGCACCCCCCACCTGGTATATTTTTAATTTTCGATATTTTTCGTGGAATTTACCCGCTGGAGACTTTTTTGGAAAAAAATTACGTTATAGAATTATTGCATTTATTGCTAAATGTATTTTTATTCATAGGGATGCCGATTCTTCTCATCATAATGAAATTTTAACTATCTGCCAAAATTTACTTTCTAAAGGAGAAATTATAACTATATTTCCCGAAGGCAAAAGAAGCCGCACCGGTAAATTTGAGTCTAAAAAACTTACTTATGGAGTTGGAAAAATTTTGCAAGGAGTTCCTAATTGTAATGTTTTGTGTATTTATTTAAGAGGTGATAAACAGGAAATTTATTCTAATTATCCTGCAAGAAATTCTCGCTTTTATATGAGTATGGATCTTATATCACCAAAAACATCATTACAAGGACGAGAAGGCTATGCAGATTTAATTCAACAAATTTCATCTGCAATTAAGCAGCAGGAAAATCAATACTTCAGTTTAAAAAAAGAGGTGACAATAAATATTTATGAATCTATTAAAATCAATCAACGAGAACAAAACACATAA